The proteins below come from a single Macadamia integrifolia cultivar HAES 741 unplaced genomic scaffold, SCU_Mint_v3 scaffold913, whole genome shotgun sequence genomic window:
- the LOC122070434 gene encoding probable WRKY transcription factor 20: protein MDENVKFELEYSRLSTQEEGSVTSELRFDGSNGENGFVPGSDDVFDGEASKGNDVPVRSDCSTFPVSGSNAAAKYKLMSPARLPISRSPCLTIPPGLSPTALLDSPVLLSNMKVEPSPTTGTFSKPQIMRSAVGPATFSPTTDTTNENSNNERTSTDFEFKPHARTTSGSSLSSFRTLAPAGPKYQQSEPYVQVQHQYQSQSCGKPFSAENECVTASSHELKLSVNAPNPPIPLVNSRDNASVQVAGEMPPSHASDSGLQALQSDHKGTNPSTMAEKFSEDGYNWRKYGQKHVKGSEFPRSYYKCTHPNCQVKKQLERSHDGQITEIIYKGSHDHPKPQPSRRSAVGTILSIHEERPDRFSCLTSTEDKSSNAHGQTSHQIEPNGTHELSPVTASDDDVEGIAAQSNRIDDEVDDDDDDPESKRRKKDIGCLDVTPMGKPTREPRVVVQTLSEVDILDDGYRWRKYGQKVVKGNPNPRSYYKCTNAGCPVRKHVERASHDPKAVITTYEGKHNHDVPAARSNSHDTAATTINNMALNSMLRTRSEESDNISLDLGVGINSSPENMSIEKQQMPDTRPVQSQTNIAGPGCSSIIQPTSYYGAFNSGMERYASREDQSEGFSFETAPLNHSSNPYQQNAGRLLLGP, encoded by the exons ATGGATGAGAATGTCAAGTTTGAACTGGAATATTCACGATTATCGACTCAAGAAGAAGGATCTGTTACTTCTGAGCTTCGATTTGATGGTTCTAATGGAGAAAACGGGTTCGTTCCGGGCTCTGATGACGTCTTTGATGGTGAAGCTTCGAAAGGAAACGATGTTCCTGTGAGATCGGATTGCAGTACTTTCCCCGTTTCCGGATCCAACGCTGCTGCTAAGTATAAATTGATGTCGCCGGCTAGACTTCCAATCTCGAGGTCGCCGTGTTTGACGATCCCTCCTGGCTTGAGCCCTACTGCTTTACTTGATTCCCCTGTTCTTCTATCCAACATGAAG GTAGAGCCTTCTCCGACTACTGGTACCTTTTCCAAACCTCAAATCATGCGTTCTGCTGTTGGTCCTGCCACATTCTCTCCTACAACAGACACCACCAATGAAAATAGCAACAATGAAAGAACTTCTACTGACTTTGAGTTTAAACCCCATGCTAGAACAACCTCGGGTTCCAGCTTATCCTCATTTAGAACTTTG GCTCCTGCAGGCCCAAAGTACCAGCAGTCTGAGCCGTATGTACAGGTCCAACATCAGTACCAGTCTCAATCATGTGGGAAGCCATTTTCAGCTGAAAATGAGTGTGTGACAGCCTCGTCACATGAGCTGAAACTATCTGTGAATGCACCAAACCCACCAATTCCCTTGGTTAATTCCAGGGACAATGCATCTGTGCAAGTTGCTGGAGAAATGCCACCGAGTCATGCATCAGATAGTGGGCTCCAAGCATTGCAGTCAGATCATAAAGGCACCAATCCTTCAACCATGGCTGAGAAGTTCTCAGAGGATGGATATAACTGGAGAAAATATGGACAGAAACATGTGAAAGGAAGTGAATTTCCACGAAGCTATTACAAGTGTACACATCCTAACTGCCAAGTGAAAAAGCAACTGGAACGATCTCATGATGGGCAGATTACAGAGATTATATATAAGGGTAGCCATGATCATCCTAAACCTCAACCTAGCCGTCGCTCAGCAGTTGGTACGATTTTGTCCATCCATGAAGAAAGACCTGATAGGTTTTCTTGTTTAACTAGCACAGAAG ACAAATCATCCAATGCCCATGGCCAGACGTCTCATCAGATTGAGCCAAATGGTACACATGAGCTCTCTCCTGTCACAGCAAGCGATGATGATGTAGAGGGCATAGCTGCACAATCAAACAGGATTGATGATGAGgttgacgatgatgatgatgatcctGAGTCAAAGCGCAG GAAAAAGGACATTGGCTGCTTAGATGTTACTCCAATGGGTAAACCGACTCGAGAACCACGTGTTGTTGTACAAACTCTAAGTGAGGTTGATATACTGGATGATGGATACCGCTGGCGCAAGTATGGGCAGAAAGTAGTGAAAGGAAACCCAAATCCGAG GAGTTACTACAAGTGCACGAATGCTGGATGCCCAGTTAGGAAACACGTGGAGAGGGCATCACATGATCCAAAAGCAGTAATAACCACATATGAGGGGAAACATAACCACGATGTACCAGCTGCTAGAAGTAATAGTCATGACACAGCAGCAACTACCATTAACAATATGGCTCTAAATAGCATGTTGAGGACTAGGTCAGAAGAAAGTGACAACATTAGCCTTGATCTTGGAGTAGGCATTAACTCAAGTCCTGAAAATATGTCAATTGAGAAGCAGCAGATGCCTGATACTCGGCCTGTCCAAAGTCAAACCAACATTGCCGGTCCCGGTTGTAGTAGTATAATTCAACCAACATCTTATTATGGAGCTTTTAACAGTGGGATGGAGCGATATGCATCTAGAGAAGACCAGAGTGAAGGCTTTAGCTTTGAGACAGCACCTTTAAATCATTCTTCTAACCCATATCAACAGAATGCGGGTAGATTACTATTGGGTCCATAA